In the Nerophis ophidion isolate RoL-2023_Sa linkage group LG01, RoL_Noph_v1.0, whole genome shotgun sequence genome, one interval contains:
- the smim18 gene encoding small integral membrane protein 18 — protein sequence MDNITTVMLLHHLSRDQQVLPLSQVSLPAQEVYPFHDSWNVACFVILLLFILTILSLAALAVLYELLDCGCCAKGKTRQQVQEEGPGNCSHMMSSMCKEPDSHTEVV from the coding sequence ATGGACAACATCACAACAGTGATGCTTCTTCATCACCTCTCCAGAGACCAGCAGGTCCTGCCTCTGTCCCAGGTCTCCCTACCGGCGCAGGAGGTCTACCCCTTCCACGACAGCTGGAACGTGGCCTGCTTCGTCATCCTGCTGCTCTTCATCCTCACCATCTTGTCTTTGGCGGCCTTGGCCGTGCTCTACGAGCTCCTGGACTGCGGCTGCTGCGCCAAAGGAAAGACGCGCCAACAAGTGCAGGAGGAAGGTCCAGGAAACTGCAGCCATATGATGAGCAGCATGTGCAAGGAGCCTGACTCCCACACggaggtggtatag
- the gtf2e2 gene encoding transcription initiation factor IIE subunit beta has protein sequence MDPALRRETELFKKRALSTPAVEKRHTASESASHKKKKPKVDKEGSSWSKPSAESSNGSFNIKTSSGYKFGCLAKIVNYMKTRHQNGDTHFLSLEEILDETKLLDIGMKQKQWLMTEALVNNPKIDVRDGTYGFKPKYNLKDKKALLRLLDKHDQLGLGGVLLDDVEEGLPNSAKAIKVLGDQITFVTRPDKKKILFYNDKHCQFVVDEEFQKLWRSVPVDSIDEEKIEEYLKKQGISSMQESGPKKVLAVQKRKKQAGQRKRHFKTHNNHLAGVLEDYTDGVPAKK, from the exons ATGGATCCAGCACTACGCAGGGAGACGGAGCTCTTCAAGAAGAGAGCTTTGTCCACACCAGCTGTGGAGAAAAGACACACTGCATCAGAGTCTGCATCACACAAGAAGAAGAAGCCTAAAGTGGACAAGGAAGGATCTTCCTGGTCCAAGCCAAGCGCTG AGTCCAGTAATGGCAGCTTCAACATTAAGACCAGCTCTGGCTACAAGTTTGGTTGCCTGGCCAAGATAGTCAATTATATGAAG ACGCGACATCAGAATGGCGACACACACTTCCTGTCACTAGAGGAAATTCTGGATGAGACCAAACTCCTTGACATCGGCATGAAACAGAAGCAGTGGCTCATGACTGAG gcactGGTCAACAACCCTAAGATCGATGTCCGGGATGGCACTTACGGCTTCAAGCCCAAGTACAACCTGAAAGACAAGAAGGCTTTACTGAGGCTGCTGGACAAACACGACCAGTTGGGCCTGGGAGGAGTTCTGCTGGATGATGTGGAGGAGGGCCTGCCCAACTCTGCTAAGGCCATCAAG GTCTTGGGGGATCAGATCACATTCGTGACCAGACCAGATAAGAAGAAGATCTTGTTCTACAATGACAAACACTGCCAGTTTGTGGTGGATGAAG AATTCCAGAAGTTGTGGAGAAGTGTTCCTGTGGACTCCATAGACGAGGAGAAGATTGAGGAGTACTTAAAGAAGCAAGGCATCTCCTCCATGCAGGAGTCAGGACCAAAGAAAGTG CTGGCAGTGCAGAAGAGGAAGAAGCAAGCGGGTCAGAGGAAGAGACACTTCAAGACCCACAACAACCACCTGGCGGGGGTCCTGGAAGACTACACCGATGGTGTGCCTGCCAAAAAGTGA